In Lactobacillus xylocopicola, the genomic stretch GCAGCTGGAATGGCATCAAAGGCCATGTGCATGACAACCTCAAGGCCCAAATTTCGTGACAAGTTAATCAAGCGTTTCATTTGAAGTTGGTTGAGCTGGCAGTCCTTAGTCAAGCAACCAAACGTGACCGCGTCAGCCCCGGCCAAACTGGCAACTTGTATGTCACTTACCATGATGGCAAGTTCAGCTTCATCATAGACAAAATTACCACCTCGCGGCCTAATCATCACCACAACCGGAACGTTATGGTGGTGGGCGTAATCAACCGTTTTCTTAATCAAACCAAATGATGGCGTTGTTCCGCCAGTACTTAAGTCACTATTTAGCTCAATTCGTCCAGCGCCAGCTGCAATCATTTGAGCAGCGCTGGCAAAATCTTCAACACAAGCTTCTTTCAACATTTATCTTTTCCTTCTGTACTAGTTATGCAACTTAACCGTCACCTAATCAAGGCTAATCCCATTTTGCTTTTCATACTCATCAAACCACGCTGATGAAACTGCTTTGATTGGGGTTACTCCTGCTTGACCAGGCTGGGCAAAGTAAATCTGAGCTCCCCCTTCAGCCGTGGCCACGCAGAAAGGAAATTCCACATTCGTGGCCACGCCCCATGCGCCCTGCTTATTCAGCGCAATCAAGGAGATAGCGCCAGTCTGACCAGAGCGTTTTTTTAGCTTGGCAATAAAGTGATAAAGGGTCGCATCACAAGCTGCTTGCGGGGACTTGCCCTCCGCCATCTGCCTAACAATTTCATAAGACAAGCAGCCCTTCATAATATCCTCGCCTAAGCCAGTAGCCGCAGCGCCGCCAATTTCACTATCAACATAAAAGCCTGAACCAGATAACGGAGAATCGCCCGTGCGACCGCTCTTCTTCATAAACAGACCAGAAGTAGACGTGGCTGCTGCCATCGAGCCAGCCTGGTCAAGTATAATGGCACCGACCGTGTCGTGACCATCATAGGGCTTTAAGTCTATATTTGGTGTTGACTTGCGCCTGTCTTGCCAGCTTGCTTTAGCCGCTGTGGTTAGCATGTTAGTCATTTCAAAACCAGCCTGCATCGCAAATTTGGTCGCTCCTGGCCCCACTAAAAAGCTGTTAGTCTTGTTTTGGCTTAGTCGGCGGGCAACTGAAACGGCATGCTTAACATTCTCAAGTGCAGCTACTGCTCCTTGAGCTAGAGTATCGCCGTCCATAAAAGCCGCATCTACTTGAACCACCCCTTCTTCATTGGGCAAGCCGCCATAGCCGACTGACTTATACAAGGGATAGTCTTCTACGGTATTAATTAATTTCTCAACTGCGTCTCCAGCGCTAACTCGATCATTTAGTTGCTGACTGGCTGCTTGTAGACCATCATACGACATTCTCCAAGTCGATATCGCTGCCCATGTATTCATCTCTGTACTCCCTTGCTTTTATTACCTAAATCTTAGCCTAGGCAAGTAAATCCCACAAGTGGCAAAAATTATTTTTACCTAAAAAAACTTATGTACCTTAATTAAAATTAAGGTTGATTCAAGCTTGTTCTTTGTCAATTCCAACTTGAATTAGTGTCTTGTAATTCATTTCCATTCTTTGATAAATATGCTAACGATTTATTGAACGCATTCACTATAAAATTTCGAATAATCGATAGCATACATTTACCCTACCTACTCAAGAAACGCGCATAGCCAATAATTGTAACTGTGTGAGTAACAGGACACTCCCGCTTACGCGGGAAACACTTAAATAATTAAACCGATTATTAACGCAATAATAAATAATTTAAATGACTCATCACCGGTAATTGTTCTAATATTTGTATGAAATACACTATTTGTAAAAGGTACAAATGCCTTATTCCAACCATAGTATAAAATCAAACAGGATAGCCATACGCAAAATGCGACAATTGCACAAATAACTAAAAAACCAACAAAAAGTTCCATAACTTTACCTCCACTATTACTTTTCTCTATCGTTTTTAAATAGGCTCTGAATAAAAATAAACAGAATACCTAGTAAAAAACCACCCCAAAGATTAATCGTATTCAACGTTACACCAAAGATAAAATGTGCTAAGTATACTATCACGAAATTCCATAGTACATAAAATTCTAAACTTAATATAGTCCCAAGCACTAGCATAATCGTTAAACATGATAGCTAACATTTCAAAAATATGTCTACAACTCCTATTTTACTATATGCTTATGGTGTTATCCGCAATAGTATCTGTTACTATTTTTTGCGTAATATCATCTGCAGAAATATGTTCCCTATTAAACACAGTACCAAAAGCATAGAAATTATCTAACTTTGTTTCTGATATATGTTCTCTCTCCTCATTCGACATTTTTGCGCTCTTATCCCTACTCTGTTCCCTATGTACAATATTGGGGTTACTATCAATAAGTTTATAGGTGTGGACAGGATCACCCCCGCTTACGCGGGAAGCACAAATAATCAACGATCTCTTGTATTATTGCGAAGGGATCACCCCCGCTTACGCGGGAAGCACTCATAGCGAGGCTGATATGGCTTTTGCCAACGAGGATCACCCCCGCTTACGCGGGAAGCACATGCTGAAAATGCCTTTAGTGGCGTTAAATACGGGATCACCCCCGCTTACGCGGGAAGCACTTAACCTGCTTGGCAATTTGCTCGCCAAACTTAGGATCACCCCCGCTTACGCGGGAAGCACTAACCGTCAAAAGACATTTAACATTGGCCAAGGGGATCACCCCCGCTTACGCGGGAAGCACTATCATTTTCTGCAATCATAAACTGGTCACCTGGGATCACCCCCGCTTACGCGGGAAGCACATGCCGGCTGGAAAATAAGCTATTCTGGCCCGAGGATCACCCCCGCTTACGCGGGAAGCACCCCTGCATAGAAAAGCCCTACGTACCTTTTAGAGGATCACCCCCGCTTACGCGGGAAGCACCCATACGCTATGGACTTTTCTACTAATGTCAAGGGATCACCCCCGCTTACGCGGGAAGCACGTCCAACCATGCCGCGTTCATGAAGAAACGCAGGGATCACCCCCGCTTACGCGGGAAGCACAAAAGAAATCATACTGAAAAACGGCGAAAAACGGGATCACCCCCGCTTACGCGGGAAGCACTTCTTTTCAGTGTTCATTTTAATTCTCCTATTAGGATCACCCCCGCTTACGCGGGAAGCACCATAATCTTCACTTTTATCATAGTATTCACTTAGGATCACCCCCGCTTACGCGGGAAGCACACCGAGCCTGCCAAGTTTTGCCGCGTTTTGTGAGGATCACCCCCGCTTACGCGGGAAGCACCGTCTTTTTCTTCTTTTGATTTAAAAATCCCCAGGATCACCCCCGCTTACGCGGGAAGCACTCAACAGGTGTAGGTACATCTACACTAGTTGGAGGATCACCCCCGCTTACGCGGGAAGCACTTGGCGATTTGTCTACATTGATGAGCCTTCAGGAGGATCACCCCCGCTTACGCGGGAAGCACCTTGCTAATATTTTCATCATTGGCTAGATTGTAGGATCACCCCCGCTTACGCGGGAAGCACACACTGGACACTAATACCTAAATTACTAGAAGAGGATCACCCCCGCTTACGCGGGAAGCACTGATTGCCATATTTATTTCCCCTTTGATTTTTGGGATCACCCCCGCTTACGCGGGAAGCACTTGCGTTTATCAGGCTTCTTGTTTTTTTAGTCGGGATCACCCCCGCTTACGCGGGAAGCACAAGAGAAAGCTGATACCGGACTAGATAAAGTTAGGATCACCCCCGCTTACGCGGGAAGCACCAGTTGGCCACACCCTCGTAAATGTCGGTCTCAGGATCACCCCCGCTTACGCGGGAAGCACTAGCTTATACTGAAGCAACAAGTTGTTTACTAGGGATCACCCCCGCTTACGCGGGAAGCACTACCAGAATTGTTTGATAATGATGAGCTACCTAGGATCACCCCCGCTTACGCGGGAAGCACAAAGCTAACCTTGACGGATAGTGATCATAAATAGGATCACCCCCGCTTACGCGGGAAGCACTTGGTGAATTCCTTAAAGACATCAACCTTGGCCAGGATCACCCCCGCTTACGCGGGAAGCACCAGTACTATCTGCCACCTGAATGTTGCCTGCTGGGATCACCCCCGCTTACGCGGGAAGCACTGGTAGATGACCCCGCGCTGTTTGAGCTCCTGAGGATCACCCCCGCTTACGCGGGAAGCACTATTCGTCAGCAACAGACACAGCTTTGGATCGAGGATCACCCCCGCTTACGCGGGAAGCACATATTGCGAAAAAATATTTACAAGATCATGGTAGGATCACCCCCGCTTACGCGGGAAGCACAAGTTCAATCGAATTAGTAACCTGGTCTGTGTAGGATCACCCCCGCTTACGCGGGAAGCACACAGTCTTGGGAAGATGCTTTAGAAGATTTGAAGGATCACCCCCGCTTACGCGGGAAGCACCTAGGTACATCGTTTCAAGAAGATTGATTAGTGGGATCACCCCCGCTTACGCGGGAAGCACAAAACCGGTAGACCTAGACCTGACCAAATTAGGGGATCACCCCCGCTTACGCGGGAAGCACTTTTTTAGTTAGCTGTTTATTTTAAGCTGTTAGGGATCACCCCCGCTTACGCGGGAAGCACTGTCCTGACGTAAATGCAAATAAGCCAGTACCAGGATCACCCCCGCTTACGCGGGAAGCACAGGAAATACTAGTAATAAGAAAGAAGATGATGAGGATCACCCCCGCTTACGCGGGAAGCACTTTTTGGTGTTCAATGGAATTCTTTAGTTTTTGGGATCACCCCCGCTTACGCGGGAAGCACCATACTATAATACCTTTTGTTCAGTAAGTGAAGGGATCACCCCCGCTTACGCGGGAAGCACAGTGTAATTATACTAGTTAGAAATTTATGCCTGGGATCACCCCCGCTTACGCGGGAAGCACCACATGGATACAGGATAACTAATCATGGTTTGAGGATCACCCCCGCTTACGCGGGAAGCACGAGGACAAGCATAATGGCTAAAATCAAAGTAAAGGATCACCCCCGCTTACGCGGGAAGCACAACGAACTAGGTCCTTCCGCTCCCCACACATAGGGATCACCCCCGCTTACGCGGGAAGCACACATATTAATCCTCCTAGTCTAATATTTTGATAGGATCACCCCCGCTTACGCGGGAAGCACCATTAATGAGATGTGTATTGCGGGAGCTGATTAGGATCACCCCCGCTTACGCGGGAAGCACACCAATTCTTTCTCAATTAAGGGCAATACGCCAGGATCACCCCCGCTTACGCGGGAAGCACACTAAATAGATCCCGTTAAATCAGCATTCCTAAAAATGAAGATCTTCGTTTTTAATTAGTTTTTCTGCAAGACTCAAAGTTGCTTCAGCGTCTGATCTTGCTTCATGCGGTCTTGAATTTTCGATTTTGTATTTTTCCAATACAGTACCTAACTTATAATCATCTAGAAATTTGTTTTTCTTTTTTACAATTGGCATTAAGTCAATTAATTTATTAGATAAACCTTCTTCATTGATAGTCTTAAAACCCGTCGAGATAAACCTATCATCAAAGGACAAGTTATAGCCGATAAGCGGTAATCTTTCAACAAATATTTTCAGCCCATGCAGTGCTTTGCTTAATTCAATACCTTGATCCTTTAGACTTTCATTTGAAATGCCGGTTAGCTTAACAATGCTTTCGGGGATTCTTTGGTCAATTTTAACAAAAGCATCGTAATGTTCTTTGGTTCCGTCAGCATTTCTTTTAACAGCAGAAATCGAGATTATTTGATCTTTCGTTGGATCTAAACCCGTGGTCTCGATGTCAAGGGTAACGAAACGGTCTTGACTTTCTATACTATAATGTTTTTGCATACCGGCTTTTGCTTTGCGCCATTTCGCAGCCTTACTAAAGCCATGTTTAACAGGAACATCTACCCGGTTTAATCGTTTTACCAGCGGAATTCCTTCAAAATCCCTAACCTGATAATCCGGTCTAGTAGTTTTAACTTGATAGCCAAATTCATTTTTAGCATTGAAGGCCATAGTTGCCTGACCATTACCGATGTCACGCATAATTCGGTCCCATAATAAATCACGGATCCTCGCGGTCACATTACCAACATAAACACCGGTCTGAATTTCTTGACACCACTTGGTTAGGTCCCCTCTAAGTGAAGGCGGAACTTTAGTTAAAGTAATAACTATCATTAGTCTGCGCCTTCGTCACGTTCAGAATACTGTACGCCATATTTTTGAAGGCCCGTTTTGTCATCCCACAATCCCAAACTTTCAACTTCTTGGTCATCTTCAGCGTCTAATAAAAATTTCAAATCTTTAACCATCCGGATCATTATTTTTCCATCTACAAATGCATCACGCATAGCCAATCTGGTTCGCGAACCAATATCTTTTTCATCATCATCTTCAGCTGCCATTTTAAATGCGATTGGAATTGAAATTTCAGCCTTGTACAAATCCGCAAAATCATAAACAAAAGACAAATCATGCCCTGTATGTACAAATCCTAAAGCTGGCGAAGCTCCCAGAGCAACAATAACACTATAACTAAGGCCGTATAAAGCCTGATGAGCAGCGGTCAAAGCTTTATTAATTGGAGTGCCTGAAT encodes the following:
- a CDS encoding copper homeostasis protein CutC; protein product: MLKEACVEDFASAAQMIAAGAGRIELNSDLSTGGTTPSFGLIKKTVDYAHHHNVPVVVMIRPRGGNFVYDEAELAIMVSDIQVASLAGADAVTFGCLTKDCQLNQLQMKRLINLSRNLGLEVVMHMAFDAIPAADQQAALNWLVTSGVCRILTHGGSLDQPILATIPHLKKIMEWAGQRIAILPGGGITATNCATIANRLNVEQLHGTRLVATKKA
- a CDS encoding N(4)-(beta-N-acetylglucosaminyl)-L-asparaginase, with translation MNTWAAISTWRMSYDGLQAASQQLNDRVSAGDAVEKLINTVEDYPLYKSVGYGGLPNEEGVVQVDAAFMDGDTLAQGAVAALENVKHAVSVARRLSQNKTNSFLVGPGATKFAMQAGFEMTNMLTTAAKASWQDRRKSTPNIDLKPYDGHDTVGAIILDQAGSMAAATSTSGLFMKKSGRTGDSPLSGSGFYVDSEIGGAAATGLGEDIMKGCLSYEIVRQMAEGKSPQAACDATLYHFIAKLKKRSGQTGAISLIALNKQGAWGVATNVEFPFCVATAEGGAQIYFAQPGQAGVTPIKAVSSAWFDEYEKQNGISLD
- the cas2e gene encoding type I-E CRISPR-associated endoribonuclease Cas2e produces the protein MIVITLTKVPPSLRGDLTKWCQEIQTGVYVGNVTARIRDLLWDRIMRDIGNGQATMAFNAKNEFGYQVKTTRPDYQVRDFEGIPLVKRLNRVDVPVKHGFSKAAKWRKAKAGMQKHYSIESQDRFVTLDIETTGLDPTKDQIISISAVKRNADGTKEHYDAFVKIDQRIPESIVKLTGISNESLKDQGIELSKALHGLKIFVERLPLIGYNLSFDDRFISTGFKTINEEGLSNKLIDLMPIVKKKNKFLDDYKLGTVLEKYKIENSRPHEARSDAEATLSLAEKLIKNEDLHF